From the genome of Paraburkholderia aromaticivorans, one region includes:
- a CDS encoding arabinose ABC transporter substrate-binding protein yields MKRRIFLTLAAAAAGVLFNAPVAQAADPVKIGFLVKQPEEPWFQDEWKFAEIAAKEKGFTLVKIGAPSGEKVMSAIDNLSAQKAQGFVICTPDVKLGPGIVAKAKADGLKMMTVDDRLVDGAGKPIASVPHMGISAYNIGKQVGDGLAAEIKKRGWDMKDVGAIDVTYEQLPTAHDRTSGATDALIAAGFPKANIIAAPQAKTDTENAFNAANIALTKNPQFKHWVAYALNDEGVLGAVRAAEGRGFKADNMIGIGIGGSDSALNEFKKPTPTGFFGTVIISPKRHGEETSTLMYDWITQGKAPPALTLTTGMLATRDNVADVRQKMGLAAN; encoded by the coding sequence ATGAAACGTAGAATTTTCCTCACGCTGGCAGCAGCGGCGGCGGGTGTGCTCTTCAATGCACCGGTCGCGCAGGCCGCTGATCCGGTGAAGATCGGCTTCCTCGTGAAGCAGCCGGAAGAGCCGTGGTTCCAGGACGAGTGGAAGTTCGCCGAAATCGCCGCCAAGGAGAAGGGCTTTACGCTCGTGAAGATCGGCGCGCCGTCGGGTGAGAAGGTGATGAGCGCAATCGACAACCTGTCGGCGCAAAAGGCGCAAGGCTTCGTGATCTGCACGCCTGACGTCAAGCTCGGACCGGGCATCGTCGCGAAGGCGAAGGCCGACGGCCTGAAGATGATGACGGTGGACGACCGCCTGGTGGATGGCGCGGGCAAGCCGATCGCGTCGGTGCCGCATATGGGCATCTCGGCATACAACATCGGCAAGCAGGTCGGCGACGGCCTCGCTGCGGAAATCAAGAAGCGCGGCTGGGACATGAAGGACGTGGGCGCGATCGACGTGACCTACGAACAGCTGCCGACCGCGCATGACCGCACCAGCGGCGCAACCGACGCGCTGATCGCCGCCGGCTTCCCGAAGGCGAACATCATCGCCGCGCCGCAAGCGAAGACGGACACGGAAAACGCGTTCAACGCCGCCAACATCGCGCTGACGAAGAATCCGCAGTTCAAGCACTGGGTCGCTTACGCGCTGAACGACGAAGGCGTGCTCGGCGCGGTGCGCGCAGCGGAAGGCCGCGGCTTCAAGGCGGACAACATGATCGGTATCGGCATCGGCGGTTCGGACTCGGCATTGAACGAGTTCAAGAAGCCGACGCCGACGGGCTTCTTCGGCACGGTCATCATCAGCCCGAAGCGCCACGGCGAAGAAACCTCGACGCTGATGTACGACTGGATCACGCAAGGCAAGGCACCGCCGGCGCTGACGCTGACGACCGGCATGCTGGCCACGCGTGACAACGTGGCGGATGTGCGTCAGAAGATGGGTCTCGCGGCGAATTGA
- a CDS encoding SMP-30/gluconolactonase/LRE family protein yields MHAALLLDTKCTLGEGATWCAQTGRFYWADIEGARLWRHDPSDGRSTFWRMPERLATFALCADPHYLLLGLATHLAFFDLATGETRRIVDVEPGLNTRVNDGRCDRQGRFVFGTKDESAPVRPVGGFYRLNHDLSLERLPLPAPAISNSIAFSPDGATMYYCDSPTREIRMCDYRADGGVANDRLFTRLTDFSGEPDGSTVDRDGGLWNAQWGGRRVVRYGPDGVETERVDVPTAQPSCVALGGSQLGTLYITSARCDLDAAALADDPRAGGVFIATPGRRGLPEPVFLGAPA; encoded by the coding sequence ATGCACGCCGCCCTGCTGCTCGATACGAAGTGCACGCTCGGCGAAGGCGCGACATGGTGCGCGCAAACCGGCCGTTTTTACTGGGCGGATATCGAAGGCGCGCGCCTGTGGCGCCATGACCCGAGCGACGGCCGCAGCACGTTCTGGCGCATGCCCGAGCGGCTTGCCACGTTCGCGCTGTGCGCCGACCCCCATTACCTGTTGCTCGGTCTTGCCACGCATCTCGCGTTTTTCGATCTGGCCACCGGCGAGACGCGGCGCATCGTCGACGTGGAACCCGGTTTGAACACGCGGGTGAACGACGGCCGCTGCGATCGTCAGGGCCGCTTCGTGTTCGGGACCAAAGATGAAAGCGCGCCGGTGCGGCCGGTCGGCGGGTTCTACCGGCTCAATCACGATTTGTCGCTGGAGCGTTTGCCGCTGCCCGCGCCGGCGATCTCGAACAGCATCGCGTTCAGTCCCGACGGCGCGACGATGTACTACTGCGATTCGCCCACGCGCGAGATCCGCATGTGCGACTATCGCGCGGACGGCGGCGTCGCCAACGATCGCCTCTTCACGCGTCTGACCGACTTCAGCGGCGAACCGGACGGCTCGACCGTCGACCGCGACGGCGGCCTGTGGAACGCGCAGTGGGGCGGCCGGCGGGTGGTGCGCTACGGCCCGGACGGCGTGGAAACGGAGCGCGTCGACGTGCCGACCGCGCAGCCGAGTTGCGTCGCGCTGGGCGGCTCCCAGCTCGGCACGCTGTACATCACGAGCGCGCGCTGCGACCTCGACGCGGCGGCGCTTGCCGACGATCCGCGGGCGGGCGGCGTGTTCATCGCCACACCCGGACGGCGCGGTTTGCCGGAACCGGTGTTCCTGGGCGCGCCCGCTTAG
- the araH gene encoding L-arabinose ABC transporter permease AraH — translation MQARENLAQQAAKSAADALIPQSNDKAKWWQQITEYSLIVIFVVMFVTMSLTVDHFFSIENMLGLALSISQIGMVSCTMMFCLASRDFDLSVGSTVAFAGVLCAMVLNATGNTFIAIIAAVAAGAVIGFVNGAVIAYLRINALITTLATMEIVRGLGFIVSHGQAVGVSSDTFIALGGLSFFGVSLPIWVTLLCFIVFGVMLNQTVYGRNTLAIGGNPEASRLAGINVERTRVYIFLIQGAVTALAGVILASRITSGQPNAAEGFELNVISACVLGGVSLLGGRATISGVVIGVLIMGTVENVMNLMNIDAFYQYLVRGAILLAAVLLDQLKNRGSRD, via the coding sequence ATGCAAGCCAGAGAAAACCTCGCGCAACAGGCCGCCAAGAGCGCCGCTGATGCGCTGATTCCGCAGTCCAACGACAAGGCGAAATGGTGGCAGCAGATCACCGAGTACAGCCTGATCGTGATCTTCGTCGTGATGTTCGTCACGATGTCGCTGACCGTCGATCACTTCTTCTCGATCGAGAACATGCTCGGCCTCGCACTGTCGATTTCGCAGATCGGCATGGTCTCGTGCACGATGATGTTCTGTCTCGCCTCGCGTGATTTCGACCTGTCGGTGGGGTCGACGGTCGCGTTTGCCGGCGTGCTGTGCGCGATGGTGCTCAACGCCACCGGCAATACCTTCATCGCGATCATCGCCGCGGTGGCGGCGGGCGCCGTGATCGGTTTCGTCAACGGCGCGGTGATCGCGTATCTGCGCATCAACGCGCTGATCACCACGCTCGCCACGATGGAAATCGTCCGCGGTCTCGGCTTTATCGTCTCGCATGGTCAGGCGGTCGGCGTGTCGTCGGATACGTTTATCGCGCTGGGCGGTTTGAGCTTCTTCGGCGTGTCGCTGCCGATCTGGGTCACGCTGCTGTGCTTCATCGTGTTCGGCGTGATGCTCAACCAGACCGTGTACGGCCGCAATACGCTCGCCATCGGCGGCAATCCTGAAGCGTCGCGTCTGGCCGGTATCAACGTGGAACGCACGCGCGTCTACATCTTCCTGATTCAGGGCGCGGTCACCGCGCTGGCCGGTGTGATTCTGGCCTCGCGTATCACGTCGGGTCAGCCGAATGCCGCGGAAGGCTTCGAGCTGAACGTGATCTCGGCGTGCGTGCTGGGCGGCGTGTCGCTGCTCGGCGGCCGCGCGACGATTTCCGGCGTCGTGATCGGCGTGCTGATCATGGGCACGGTCGAGAACGTGATGAACCTGATGAACATCGACGCGTTCTATCAGTACCTCGTGCGTGGCGCGATCCTGCTCGCCGCCGTGCTGCTCGACCAGTTGAAGAACCGCGGCTCGCGGGATTAA
- the araG gene encoding L-arabinose ABC transporter ATP-binding protein AraG, whose protein sequence is MSATLRFDNIGKVFPGVRALDGVSFDVNVGQVHGLMGENGAGKSTLLKILGGEYQPDSGRVMIDGNEVRFSSAASSIAAGIAVIHQELQYVPDLTVAENLLLGQLPNSLGWVNKREAKRFVRERLEAMGVALDPNAKLRKLSIAQRQMVEICKALLRNARVIALDEPTSSLSHRETEVLFKLVRDLRADNRAMIYISHRMDEIYELCDACTIFRDGRKIASHPTLEGVSRDTIVSEMVGREISDIYNYSARPLGEVRFAAKAIEGHALMQPASFEVRRGEIVGFFGLVGAGRSELMHLVYGADHKKGGELMLDGKPIKVRSAGEAIRHGIVLCPEDRKEEGIVAMATVSENINISCRRHYLRAGMFLDRKKEAETADRFIKLLKIKTPSRRQKIRFLSGGNQQKAILSRWLAEPDLKVVILDEPTRGIDVGAKHEIYNVIYQLAERGCAIVMISSELPEVLGVSDRIVVMRQGRISGELARKDATEQSVLSLALPQSSTALPETAAQRAA, encoded by the coding sequence GTGTCAGCGACGCTACGTTTTGACAATATCGGCAAGGTCTTTCCAGGCGTGCGCGCGCTCGACGGTGTGTCCTTCGACGTCAACGTCGGCCAGGTGCACGGCCTGATGGGCGAAAACGGCGCAGGGAAATCGACCCTGCTGAAGATTCTCGGCGGTGAATATCAGCCCGACTCGGGCCGCGTGATGATCGACGGCAACGAGGTGCGCTTCTCGAGCGCGGCGTCGTCGATCGCGGCGGGGATCGCGGTGATTCACCAGGAACTGCAATACGTGCCCGATCTGACGGTCGCGGAAAATCTGCTGCTCGGCCAGTTGCCGAACTCGTTGGGCTGGGTCAACAAGCGCGAAGCCAAACGCTTCGTGCGTGAGCGCCTCGAAGCGATGGGCGTGGCGCTCGATCCGAACGCGAAGTTGCGCAAGCTCTCGATCGCGCAACGCCAGATGGTGGAAATCTGCAAGGCGCTGCTGCGCAACGCGCGCGTGATCGCACTGGATGAGCCGACCAGTTCGCTGTCGCATCGCGAGACCGAGGTGCTGTTCAAGCTGGTGCGCGACCTACGCGCCGACAACCGCGCAATGATCTACATCTCGCACCGCATGGACGAGATCTACGAGTTGTGCGACGCCTGCACGATCTTCCGCGACGGCCGCAAGATCGCGTCGCACCCGACGCTCGAAGGCGTGTCGCGCGACACCATCGTCAGCGAGATGGTCGGGCGGGAAATTTCGGACATCTATAACTACTCGGCGCGGCCGCTCGGAGAAGTGCGCTTCGCGGCGAAAGCGATCGAAGGCCACGCGCTCATGCAACCTGCCAGCTTCGAAGTGCGGCGCGGCGAGATTGTCGGCTTCTTCGGGCTGGTGGGCGCGGGCCGCAGCGAACTGATGCATCTGGTGTACGGCGCCGATCACAAGAAGGGCGGCGAGTTGATGCTCGACGGCAAGCCGATCAAGGTCCGCAGCGCGGGCGAAGCGATCCGGCACGGCATCGTGCTGTGTCCGGAGGACCGCAAGGAAGAGGGCATCGTCGCGATGGCGACCGTGTCGGAGAACATCAATATCAGTTGCCGCCGTCACTATCTGCGCGCGGGGATGTTCCTCGACCGCAAGAAGGAAGCGGAAACCGCGGACCGTTTCATCAAGCTCTTGAAGATCAAGACGCCGAGCCGCCGCCAGAAGATTCGTTTCCTCTCGGGCGGCAATCAGCAGAAGGCGATCCTGTCGCGCTGGCTGGCGGAGCCGGATCTGAAAGTCGTGATTCTCGACGAGCCGACCCGTGGTATCGACGTCGGCGCGAAACATGAAATCTACAACGTGATCTATCAGCTTGCCGAACGCGGCTGCGCGATCGTGATGATTTCGTCGGAGTTGCCGGAAGTGCTCGGCGTGTCCGACCGGATCGTCGTGATGCGCCAGGGCCGGATTTCCGGCGAACTGGCGCGCAAGGATGCAACGGAACAATCGGTGTTGAGCCTCGCGCTGCCGCAAAGCTCGACCGCGCTGCCCGAAACTGCTGCCCAACGGGCGGCCTGA
- a CDS encoding SDR family NAD(P)-dependent oxidoreductase encodes MSSPANANARLADSTFARYPSLVDRTVLITGGATGIGASFVEHFAAQGARVAFFDIDASAGEALADQLGDSKHKPLFLPCDLTDVDALQKAIADVRAALGPIQVLVNNAANDKRHTIGEVTRESFDAGIAVNIRHQFFAAQAVMEDMKAANSGSIINLGSISWMLKNGGYPVYVMSKAAVQGLTRGLARDLGHFNIRVNTLVPGWVMTEKQKRLWLDDAGRRSIKEGQCIDAELEPADLARMALFLAADDSRMITAQDLVVDGGWA; translated from the coding sequence ATGTCGTCTCCGGCCAATGCAAACGCCCGTCTCGCGGACAGCACCTTCGCCCGCTATCCGAGTCTTGTCGACCGAACGGTGTTGATCACGGGCGGCGCGACCGGTATCGGCGCATCGTTCGTCGAGCATTTCGCGGCGCAGGGCGCGCGCGTCGCGTTCTTCGATATCGATGCGAGCGCCGGTGAAGCGCTCGCCGACCAACTCGGCGATTCGAAGCACAAGCCGCTGTTCCTGCCGTGCGACCTGACCGATGTCGACGCGCTGCAAAAAGCGATCGCCGACGTGAGGGCCGCGCTGGGTCCGATCCAGGTGCTGGTGAACAACGCCGCGAACGACAAACGCCACACGATCGGCGAAGTCACGCGCGAGTCGTTCGACGCGGGCATCGCGGTGAATATCCGCCACCAGTTCTTCGCGGCGCAGGCGGTGATGGAAGACATGAAGGCGGCCAACAGCGGCTCGATCATCAACCTCGGTTCGATCAGCTGGATGCTGAAGAACGGCGGCTATCCGGTGTACGTGATGTCGAAAGCGGCGGTGCAGGGTTTGACGCGCGGCCTCGCGCGCGACCTCGGTCACTTCAATATCCGCGTCAATACGCTGGTGCCGGGCTGGGTGATGACGGAGAAGCAGAAGCGCCTGTGGCTCGACGACGCGGGCCGTCGCTCGATCAAGGAAGGGCAGTGTATCGACGCCGAGCTGGAACCGGCCGACCTCGCCCGCATGGCGCTCTTCCTCGCCGCCGACGACAGCCGGATGATCACCGCGCAGGACCTCGTCGTCGACGGAGGCTGGGCGTGA